The following proteins are co-located in the Streptosporangium brasiliense genome:
- a CDS encoding family 3 encapsulin nanocompartment shell protein gives MAEVVAQRKTEMSPGRMFVEACAVKGTEACVEYDVTITDSLTSSRRKPRYPARNMLKVVDLSRDPRQYYWRESPPLPDDPKVDEADLRREAANRFHKAPIPELLPTTAWVQVPPDLWEDAETFESFVNYRLIVRLATAENHTIIRGGGGLLNIPQIARMTSKGPFGSTILAACNEVEQMGGTADGLIINPVDYYTFMGNSRLMDDVEQNGVFIVRTRLVDPGTAIVGDFGHGALLFDAGRSVIRFAEPPPGVFAEPGLALMAEIYERVVINLPTNFFIVSL, from the coding sequence ATGGCGGAAGTCGTCGCCCAGCGCAAGACGGAGATGTCACCGGGCCGGATGTTCGTCGAGGCCTGTGCCGTCAAGGGGACCGAGGCCTGCGTCGAGTACGACGTGACGATCACCGATTCACTGACGAGCTCACGGCGGAAGCCGCGCTATCCGGCACGCAACATGCTCAAGGTCGTCGACCTCTCCAGGGACCCGCGGCAGTACTACTGGCGGGAGAGCCCGCCGCTCCCGGACGACCCGAAGGTCGACGAGGCCGACCTGAGGCGCGAGGCGGCCAACCGCTTCCACAAGGCGCCGATCCCGGAGCTCCTGCCCACCACCGCGTGGGTCCAGGTCCCGCCGGACCTGTGGGAGGACGCCGAGACCTTCGAGTCCTTCGTCAACTACCGGCTCATCGTCCGCCTCGCCACGGCCGAGAACCACACGATCATCCGCGGCGGGGGCGGGCTGCTGAACATCCCGCAGATCGCGCGCATGACGTCGAAAGGACCGTTCGGCTCGACGATCCTCGCGGCGTGCAACGAGGTGGAGCAGATGGGAGGCACGGCCGACGGCCTCATCATCAACCCCGTCGACTACTACACGTTCATGGGCAACAGCCGCCTGATGGACGACGTCGAGCAGAACGGCGTCTTCATCGTGCGCACGCGTCTGGTCGATCCGGGGACCGCCATCGTCGGCGACTTCGGGCACGGCGCCCTGCTGTTCGACGCCGGGCGCTCGGTGATCCGCTTCGCCGAGCCGCCCCCCGGGGTCTTCGCCGAGCCCGGCCTCGCGCTCATGGCCGAGATCTACGAACGGGTCGTGATCAACCTCCCGACCAACTTCTTCATCGTGAGCCTGTAA
- a CDS encoding NAD(P)/FAD-dependent oxidoreductase, with amino-acid sequence MRHDPDVLVIGGGIVGLFCAYFLRRAGSSVTVVERGPVGGPQSCSHGNTGFVGTQGAAPLAEPGVPAQGIRWLLNPESPFHIKPRWDGGLPRWLWHFRRACNERDAEAAFHVLLDLKKRSLEILREVCADDGLASTFTAQGMVLAFKTPEGFDKGCRSVPRAVDNGVPLRVLDPQELRALEPDAEFDISGALYNEEGAYLRVPDFLREFARTLQGMGVEIHGQTEVLGFEVTGREVGLVRTARGDLRPREVVVAAGTWSAERVRELGLGLMLQPAKGYTVTVKTPRNAPRRPVLLSEGKVAIAPLGDRLRLGGTLELSGMDRTVSRRRVEGILRTVQAYLPEMEHTETLETWSGLRPCTPDSLPYIGRAEPYRNLSVACGHGHIGLGLAPAGGRLIAQILAGERPDMDPEPFRVGRYGGWARPFRRRR; translated from the coding sequence ATGAGACACGATCCCGACGTCCTCGTCATCGGCGGCGGCATCGTCGGCCTGTTCTGCGCCTACTTCCTCCGCCGCGCCGGCAGCAGCGTGACCGTGGTGGAACGCGGGCCGGTCGGCGGCCCGCAGTCCTGCTCCCACGGGAACACCGGCTTCGTCGGCACGCAGGGCGCGGCCCCCCTCGCCGAGCCCGGCGTGCCCGCCCAGGGGATCCGCTGGCTGCTGAACCCGGAGAGCCCCTTCCACATCAAACCGCGCTGGGACGGCGGGCTGCCGCGGTGGCTCTGGCACTTCCGCCGCGCCTGCAACGAGCGGGACGCGGAGGCCGCCTTCCACGTGCTGCTCGACCTGAAGAAGCGGAGCCTGGAGATCCTGCGCGAGGTCTGCGCGGACGACGGCCTCGCCTCCACCTTCACGGCACAGGGCATGGTGCTGGCGTTCAAGACGCCGGAGGGATTCGACAAGGGATGCCGGTCGGTGCCGCGGGCGGTCGACAACGGCGTGCCGCTGCGCGTCCTCGACCCGCAGGAGCTGCGCGCGCTCGAACCGGACGCCGAGTTCGACATCAGCGGCGCCCTGTACAACGAGGAGGGCGCCTACCTGCGCGTCCCCGACTTCCTGCGCGAGTTCGCCCGGACCCTCCAGGGCATGGGGGTCGAGATCCACGGGCAGACCGAGGTCCTCGGCTTCGAGGTCACCGGCCGCGAGGTCGGACTGGTGAGGACGGCACGCGGAGACCTCAGGCCCCGCGAGGTGGTCGTCGCCGCCGGCACGTGGTCGGCCGAACGCGTCCGCGAGCTGGGCCTCGGGCTCATGCTCCAGCCGGCCAAGGGCTACACCGTCACGGTCAAGACGCCGCGCAACGCGCCGCGGCGGCCGGTCCTGCTGAGCGAGGGGAAGGTCGCGATCGCACCGCTCGGCGACCGCCTCCGCCTCGGCGGGACCCTGGAGCTGTCGGGCATGGACCGCACGGTCTCCCGCCGGCGCGTCGAGGGCATCCTGCGGACCGTCCAGGCGTATCTGCCGGAGATGGAGCACACCGAGACCCTTGAGACCTGGAGCGGCCTGCGTCCCTGCACGCCGGACAGCCTCCCCTACATAGGGCGGGCCGAGCCCTACCGCAACCTCTCCGTCGCGTGCGGTCACGGCCACATCGGCCTGGGCCTCGCGCCGGCCGGCGGCAGGCTGATCGCCCAGATCCTCGCCGGGGAGCGGCCCGACATGGACCCGGAGCCGTTCCGCGTCGGCCGCTACGGCGGGTGGGCGCGCCCCTTCCGGCGACGACGATGA
- a CDS encoding aspartate/glutamate racemase family protein yields MADGAEAGRDIMIGVLCLDTSFTKIPGHIRNPTTFGFPVTYKVVEGATPERVVSQADPRLLEPFVHAAQELQARGAAAITGACGFLVLFQERLAAAVEVPLYASSLIQLPMVHRMLRPDQKVGLLVAKESSLTRRHLAAIGGEHVPICVAGMAEQPEFREVMLEGRRVELDADRLEREVLGQVDRLARDNPDMGALVIECTDLVPFAHAIQARIGVPVFDIVTLTEMVYRSLTRRPFGRPGAA; encoded by the coding sequence ATGGCAGACGGAGCGGAGGCGGGGCGGGACATCATGATCGGAGTCCTCTGCCTCGACACCTCCTTCACCAAGATCCCAGGACATATCCGCAACCCGACCACCTTCGGCTTCCCCGTCACCTACAAGGTGGTGGAGGGTGCGACGCCGGAGCGCGTGGTGAGCCAGGCCGATCCGCGCCTGCTGGAGCCGTTCGTCCACGCGGCCCAGGAGCTCCAGGCGCGAGGGGCGGCGGCGATCACCGGCGCCTGCGGCTTCCTCGTCCTCTTCCAGGAACGGCTGGCCGCCGCCGTGGAGGTCCCGCTCTACGCCTCAAGCCTGATCCAGCTGCCCATGGTCCACCGCATGCTCCGCCCGGACCAGAAGGTCGGGCTGCTGGTCGCCAAGGAGTCCTCCCTCACCCGGCGCCATCTCGCGGCGATCGGCGGCGAACATGTCCCGATATGCGTCGCCGGCATGGCGGAGCAGCCGGAGTTCCGCGAGGTCATGCTCGAAGGGCGGCGCGTCGAACTCGACGCCGACCGCCTGGAGCGTGAGGTGCTGGGCCAGGTCGACCGGCTGGCGCGCGACAATCCGGACATGGGAGCACTCGTCATCGAGTGCACGGACCTGGTGCCCTTCGCGCACGCGATCCAGGCGCGGATCGGCGTGCCGGTCTTCGACATCGTGACGCTCACCGAGATGGTGTACCGGAGCCTGACACGCCGGCCCTTCGGCCGCCCCGGCGCGGCCTGA
- a CDS encoding SWIM zinc finger family protein, with protein MTNAVQAYSYAGLSTLSEGHLGLSTSGGRTATGFLDHPRFFSGLLTQAAPAAAGLLAVADVALARYHRPQPGFTRDPVVTCGGDRLRFESFSACGGVYARLDVLGAALDGEVFDRGTTNVDVNNPLREALARVGGRDPLHVGVGPDELTVTTLDGAVVEKKVPLPARWLRGFAEVQVIAAGFDLRAELPGPHAVRFLRSLPKRAAAEVWAVPTGRELRVSERQAPGGVHLAGVGRLATMTPLLRFVKALRVYGPADGSGSSAWELELPGMRYTLTLSPQAWRGFSGEGAVLDDLSGEEVADDADLVGLLLNFEPTLELGLLAERSGLPPERVRAALTQLGTAGRVGYDLAEAAHFHRELPYDRDHVAALNPRLTSARALVAGGAVRLTGPGAAEVTTDGGVRAVGLADGSCTCPWWYDHRGSRGPCKHVLAARILARELPGAPDRERPGVLTSEAAAPGSPGTAAPGTAAPKTAAPGTAGSETSGLQTAASETVGSDTSGPETALTARALRPQEPSR; from the coding sequence ATGACGAACGCGGTACAGGCGTATTCCTACGCCGGACTCTCCACGCTCTCGGAAGGCCACCTGGGGCTGTCGACCTCCGGCGGCCGGACGGCCACGGGCTTCCTCGACCATCCCCGCTTCTTCAGCGGGCTGCTCACCCAGGCCGCGCCCGCCGCGGCGGGGCTGCTGGCGGTCGCCGACGTGGCGCTGGCGCGCTATCACCGGCCGCAGCCGGGGTTCACCCGCGACCCGGTGGTGACCTGCGGCGGCGACCGGCTCCGGTTCGAGTCGTTCTCCGCCTGCGGCGGCGTCTACGCCCGGCTGGACGTGCTGGGGGCCGCGCTCGACGGTGAGGTCTTCGACCGGGGCACCACCAACGTGGACGTCAACAACCCGCTGCGCGAGGCGCTGGCCAGGGTCGGCGGCCGGGACCCGCTGCACGTGGGCGTCGGGCCCGACGAGCTCACCGTCACCACGCTCGACGGCGCGGTGGTGGAGAAGAAGGTCCCGCTGCCCGCCCGGTGGCTGCGCGGCTTCGCCGAGGTCCAGGTGATCGCCGCAGGGTTCGACCTCCGCGCCGAACTGCCCGGCCCGCACGCCGTACGGTTCCTGCGGAGCCTGCCCAAGCGGGCGGCGGCCGAGGTGTGGGCCGTGCCGACCGGCCGGGAGCTGCGGGTGTCGGAGCGGCAGGCGCCCGGAGGGGTCCACCTGGCCGGGGTCGGGCGGCTGGCCACGATGACGCCGCTGCTCAGGTTCGTCAAGGCCCTGCGCGTGTACGGCCCGGCCGACGGCTCCGGATCCAGCGCGTGGGAGCTGGAGCTGCCCGGCATGCGCTACACGCTGACCCTGTCCCCGCAGGCCTGGCGGGGCTTCTCCGGTGAGGGCGCCGTCCTCGACGACCTGTCCGGCGAGGAGGTGGCCGACGACGCCGACCTGGTGGGCCTCCTGCTCAACTTCGAGCCCACCCTGGAGCTCGGCCTGCTCGCCGAGCGCTCCGGCCTCCCCCCGGAGCGGGTCCGGGCCGCGCTCACCCAGCTCGGCACGGCCGGCCGGGTCGGTTACGACCTCGCCGAGGCCGCCCACTTCCACCGCGAGCTGCCCTACGACCGCGACCACGTCGCGGCGCTGAATCCCCGGCTCACCTCCGCCCGCGCGCTGGTGGCCGGGGGCGCCGTCCGGCTGACCGGCCCCGGCGCCGCCGAGGTGACCACCGACGGCGGCGTCCGCGCGGTCGGGCTGGCGGACGGATCGTGCACCTGCCCCTGGTGGTACGACCACCGCGGCTCGCGCGGCCCCTGCAAGCACGTGCTCGCCGCCCGCATCCTGGCCCGGGAGCTCCCCGGCGCCCCCGACCGCGAGCGCCCCGGCGTCCTCACCTCGGAGGCCGCCGCCCCCGGCAGCCCCGGGACCGCCGCCCCCGGAACCGCCGCCCCCAAGACCGCCGCCCCCGGAACCGCCGGCTCCGAGACTTCCGGCCTGCAGACCGCGGCCTCCGAGACCGTCGGCTCCGATACCTCGGGCCCCGAGACCGCCCTGACCGCGCGGGCCCTCCGGCCCCAGGAGCCCTCCCGATGA
- a CDS encoding DUF6493 family protein — protein sequence MTVWDEVRDLIDARGTAALATRMARLDDAGRQEVARALPGHLKLVRERVAELTPWDGAGDWAEPLRVAGAGSLGGAAAVAAWLHKRDFAASRWEVFHDTRALVEVISVRDPQWQADLATRLALRVRDRRSPGAPLVLDLLRRTGVTPPQHDPLVVAWVSTRPSARGLRKDPLRDALLPRIFEAQGVGRALREERSDPLSAYSWLGALAVLAGEGTVRRELLLDGCVNRFLRGGDVHDLRFFARLHEVLDPTHVEVESRARDYLHLLPAAPGPVAELSLRHLRRLDHIDPDDAAEALEGLLFRAERGLVRAGLTWLDQIVRRAPERADGLAPALASALGHEAYAVQERAVRLAVKHARHLSPPGAEPLRAALAVLPPDLGRRLAEAVGGEARPEEEPETGARWRYSEGGQEHYAGEPQALG from the coding sequence ATGACCGTCTGGGACGAGGTCCGCGACCTCATCGACGCCCGCGGGACCGCTGCGCTCGCGACCCGCATGGCCCGGCTCGACGACGCCGGACGGCAGGAGGTCGCCCGCGCGCTCCCCGGACACCTCAAGCTGGTGCGCGAAAGGGTGGCCGAACTCACTCCCTGGGACGGGGCGGGCGACTGGGCCGAGCCGCTGCGGGTGGCGGGCGCGGGCTCGCTCGGCGGCGCGGCGGCCGTGGCCGCCTGGCTGCACAAGCGCGACTTCGCCGCTTCCCGGTGGGAGGTGTTCCACGACACCAGGGCCCTTGTGGAGGTCATCTCGGTGCGGGACCCGCAGTGGCAGGCCGACCTGGCCACCCGGCTCGCGCTCCGCGTCCGCGACCGGCGCTCCCCGGGCGCGCCGCTGGTCCTGGACCTGCTGCGCCGTACCGGCGTGACCCCGCCGCAGCACGACCCGCTCGTGGTCGCCTGGGTCTCCACGCGGCCCAGCGCGCGCGGTCTCCGCAAGGACCCGCTCCGCGACGCGCTGCTGCCGAGGATCTTCGAGGCCCAGGGCGTCGGCCGTGCCCTGCGCGAGGAGCGGAGCGACCCGCTGAGCGCCTACTCCTGGCTCGGCGCGCTGGCGGTGCTCGCCGGCGAGGGAACGGTCAGGCGCGAGCTGCTCCTCGACGGCTGCGTCAACCGCTTCCTGCGCGGCGGAGACGTCCACGACCTGCGCTTCTTCGCCCGGCTGCACGAGGTGCTCGACCCCACCCACGTCGAGGTGGAGTCCCGCGCCCGCGACTACCTGCACCTGCTGCCGGCGGCGCCCGGACCGGTGGCGGAACTGTCGCTCAGGCACCTGCGCCGCCTCGACCACATCGACCCGGACGACGCGGCCGAGGCTCTGGAGGGCCTGCTGTTCCGCGCCGAGCGCGGGCTGGTCCGGGCCGGACTCACCTGGCTGGACCAGATCGTGAGGCGGGCGCCGGAACGGGCCGACGGGCTGGCCCCCGCCCTCGCCTCGGCTCTGGGCCACGAGGCGTACGCCGTGCAGGAACGGGCCGTGCGCCTGGCCGTCAAGCACGCGCGGCACCTGTCCCCACCGGGCGCCGAGCCCCTCCGCGCGGCGCTCGCCGTGCTCCCGCCCGACCTCGGACGGCGGCTGGCCGAGGCCGTCGGGGGAGAGGCGAGGCCGGAGGAGGAACCCGAGACCGGCGCCCGCTGGAGATATTCCGAGGGCGGGCAGGAGCACTACGCCGGTGAGCCGCAGGCTCTGGGATAG
- a CDS encoding helix-turn-helix transcriptional regulator: MPRPTGRVLTLLELLQSGGTRTVAELADRLGVEGRTVRRYVDQLIDLDVPVESVRGRYGGYRLAPGYRLPPLMLSDDEALAVLLGLVTGRRAGLTATERTANETASAKIRRVLPKHIARRLDTLLEALAFTDQPGELDHPDAGLLLTIADAVRHRRPVSIRYTDRDGRRSERTLHAYGIVAHAGRWYVTGKDAQVGEDRTFRLDRIAAARTLPGSFEAPMGPGPAQRVLSGFATAEYRHEVTLRIHGTVEQIRAHLPASVTSLEEYEPAAGQDRAAGHWLRVELRAQQLDWLPRILASLDRPFVIERPDELRDLVIALADRLTSYARQA, encoded by the coding sequence ATGCCACGACCCACCGGCCGAGTGCTGACACTCCTGGAGCTGCTGCAGTCGGGCGGCACCCGGACCGTGGCCGAGCTCGCCGACCGTCTTGGCGTCGAAGGGCGCACCGTGCGGCGGTATGTGGACCAGCTGATCGACCTGGACGTGCCCGTGGAGTCGGTGCGCGGCCGCTACGGCGGGTACCGGCTGGCTCCCGGGTACCGCTTGCCTCCGCTCATGCTCAGCGACGACGAGGCGCTGGCCGTGCTGCTCGGCCTGGTCACCGGCCGCCGGGCAGGGCTGACGGCGACGGAGCGCACGGCAAACGAGACGGCATCGGCGAAGATCCGGCGGGTGCTGCCCAAGCACATCGCCCGCCGGCTCGACACACTCCTGGAAGCTCTCGCCTTCACGGATCAGCCCGGCGAGTTGGACCACCCGGACGCCGGGCTCCTGCTCACCATCGCCGATGCGGTGCGCCACCGCCGACCGGTCTCGATCCGCTACACCGACCGCGACGGACGGCGCAGCGAACGCACACTGCACGCGTACGGGATCGTCGCCCATGCGGGCCGGTGGTACGTGACGGGCAAGGACGCCCAGGTCGGCGAGGACCGAACCTTCCGGCTCGATCGCATCGCAGCCGCGCGGACCCTGCCCGGCTCATTCGAAGCGCCCATGGGTCCCGGTCCGGCACAGCGCGTGTTGTCAGGATTCGCCACGGCCGAGTACCGGCATGAGGTGACCTTGCGGATCCACGGGACAGTTGAGCAGATCCGCGCGCACCTTCCCGCCAGCGTCACGAGCCTGGAGGAGTACGAGCCCGCGGCCGGCCAGGACCGGGCGGCCGGGCACTGGCTGCGCGTCGAGCTACGGGCGCAGCAGCTCGACTGGTTGCCTCGGATACTCGCCTCACTCGACCGGCCGTTCGTCATCGAGCGCCCCGATGAACTGCGCGACCTCGTCATCGCGCTCGCCGATCGCCTCACGTCCTACGCCCGCCAAGCCTGA
- a CDS encoding VOC family protein, with protein sequence MDFVSIRIITSDVARLVEFYERATGARATWATEDFAELKTAGATLAIAGTRTVPLFAPGSARPADNHSVITEFLVDDVDRVHQNLTGFVTDFVTEPTTMPWGNRSLLFRDPDGNLVNFFTPVTPAAIEKFAR encoded by the coding sequence ATGGACTTCGTCTCGATCCGCATCATCACCAGCGACGTAGCGCGCCTCGTCGAGTTCTACGAGCGAGCCACAGGGGCGCGGGCGACGTGGGCCACCGAGGACTTCGCCGAACTCAAGACCGCGGGCGCCACCCTCGCGATCGCCGGCACCCGCACCGTCCCGCTGTTCGCCCCGGGCTCTGCCCGCCCGGCGGACAACCACAGCGTGATCACCGAGTTCCTCGTCGACGACGTGGACCGCGTTCACCAGAACCTGACCGGCTTCGTCACCGACTTCGTCACCGAGCCCACCACGATGCCCTGGGGTAACCGGTCGCTGCTGTTCCGCGACCCCGACGGCAACCTCGTCAACTTCTTCACCCCCGTCACCCCGGCGGCCATCGAAAAGTTCGCACGCTGA